GGATATAATGACGCACACTTTCGCGTGTAGTCTTTCGCAGTTGGCGCACTGTCCCAATGGGCAAGTTTTGTAATGATAAGTCTACCAGGACTTTTTTCAGGCGATCGCGCATTTGCAAAACTTGAATTAGTTCCTTTAAACGAGCATTGGTAGCATCTTTTTCGTCTAAGCAAAAAGTTCTCAGCCTTGTCAGAGTATTACGTAAACCAAATAAATTGGCTACTACCCAATAAGTACCACTCGTCTTTTCACGAAAGCTTTCATCAATAGTTTGAATCGTGCGGTCTGTCAAAAAATCAATAATTACCTGACGTAACACATCTGGAGGTAAAACTACCTCTAATAACCAATCAGCTAGCCTTGTGGATTGTTCTTCACTCAGTTGTAATTCCAGCAATACCTGGTCAAAAATTTGATTGATTTGCGCCTCTAAAAAATCTTCTCGCCTGGCCAAAACTTTGAGCAAACGAGGTAATGATTCTCCTAACAAATCACGCAAAATTCCCGCCACAATTTTGGCGCTTTTCTCGTTTTTATCAACTTTGATTTGTTCAAGCGCCAATTGCAATAACCACAAAATTGCTGACTGTACGCGTTCTGTTTGTAACAAGCGTCGCGCCAGATTTTGCAATTCGCCTGGAGTCAGCAAAGACCCCATAATTGTATTAGAAATGTTCTTAGCCAGACGTTCCTGGTTGCGAGGAATCAATCCAGGAGTAAATGGTACTTTTCGCCCAGCTATATAAATTGCTTTGTAGGGGCGAAATAACATTTTGATGGCTATATCGTTGGTGAAATAGCCAATAATGCCACCCAGCACCGGGGGTAATAAATAAAACCAGATGTGAGACCAATCCAAGGTAAAATTTAACAAAATTAAAATTGATGAGCGATGAGTGATCAGTTTAATGCAAAACTTCTAACTCATGACTCATTTACTGACTACCAGCACTCCCATCATATCGTTCGCGATGGGGTAGTGTGTCACCAATGTAAAACCAACTTGACGGGCTAACTCTATTTGCTCTTGTCCGGTGGGGAAACGATCTAAGCTGGGACTGATATAAGCATATTCCTCTTTTAAACCCATCCGGTTGGCAATTGGTACAACTATATTACTCAAATACCATTGCTGAAAAGCGCGAAGCTGCGGATTTCTGGGACGATGAAAATCTAAAATTGCGGCTTTAGCAC
The window above is part of the Nodularia spumigena CCY9414 genome. Proteins encoded here:
- a CDS encoding DUF445 domain-containing protein, which translates into the protein MDWSHIWFYLLPPVLGGIIGYFTNDIAIKMLFRPYKAIYIAGRKVPFTPGLIPRNQERLAKNISNTIMGSLLTPGELQNLARRLLQTERVQSAILWLLQLALEQIKVDKNEKSAKIVAGILRDLLGESLPRLLKVLARREDFLEAQINQIFDQVLLELQLSEEQSTRLADWLLEVVLPPDVLRQVIIDFLTDRTIQTIDESFREKTSGTYWVVANLFGLRNTLTRLRTFCLDEKDATNARLKELIQVLQMRDRLKKVLVDLSLQNLPIGTVRQLRKTTRESVRHYIQSSGSDLLQGLTDSVNWENIATLLLNRLSTSPVVSSSLEVVSQELAKILERYLEKDLEKIVALVIPILSIDQVIVDRVKSTSPADLEAAIEGIVKNELQAIVTLGGVLGFIIGLFQVGFLIFTQA